The following coding sequences are from one Microcoleus sp. bin38.metabat.b11b12b14.051 window:
- a CDS encoding TIGR04376 family protein, protein MGLFDDFSRFLETRLEEFLRSNPHLELQAIEEQLKEQEEDTLRLILEIQKQEKTLQAEILSAAQEIQRWNDRAKKASSAQRLDLAQAAQERQAALLRQGNQRWGQMQGCKERIEKAKELYRQIQSRRKEVRAKAAEAATRTTTKTEPNWDTKGWNQSSNYTSFKAADPLEEKFQNWEAQEELDRMKRNMGR, encoded by the coding sequence ATGGGCTTATTTGACGATTTCAGCCGCTTTCTCGAAACCAGATTAGAAGAATTTTTGCGGAGCAATCCCCATCTAGAATTGCAGGCAATAGAAGAACAACTCAAGGAACAAGAAGAAGACACCCTGCGACTGATTCTGGAAATTCAGAAACAAGAGAAAACACTACAAGCAGAAATTCTGTCCGCCGCCCAAGAAATTCAGCGCTGGAACGATCGAGCAAAAAAAGCCTCTTCAGCTCAAAGGCTCGACTTAGCTCAAGCAGCCCAAGAGCGCCAAGCCGCTTTGCTGCGTCAGGGAAATCAGCGTTGGGGACAAATGCAAGGCTGCAAAGAACGTATTGAAAAAGCTAAAGAATTGTACCGCCAAATTCAATCGCGGCGCAAAGAAGTCCGAGCCAAAGCAGCCGAAGCTGCAACTCGCACTACAACTAAAACAGAGCCGAATTGGGATACCAAGGGTTGGAATCAGAGTTCTAATTATACCAGTTTTAAGGCCGCAGACCCTCTCGAAGAAAAGTTTCAAAACTGGGAAGCTCAGGAAGAACTCGATCGCATGAAGCGCAATATGGGTCGATAG
- a CDS encoding MASE1 domain-containing protein → MKLYPRKYLDRQTQKLNLTTRLKWLAIVSAIGIIYYGAAKLGMAVALPIPPGITAVWFPSAIAWSAILWGGFKISPVIWLADFIAAIPGYSEGNHNLCISIVVCSICSLGAPGEAQLGSRLIRRFIPNSAPFASANSVLKFVLIVAICTGLNATIGVTTICLGGISQWTNYGFMWLTWWTGNAISILVFLPMLLVWQRLPPMLWQRQKSIEGLLLLSLLMGTGKLAFWDNYPVQYIMVPCLWWAAFRFGQHGATLAIALVSSFALWGTVNGTSSFLRASLNESLILLQTFMGVVAVSTLLLSAILGEQKQAEIGLTVANETLEMRVEERTLAMTETNEILQVEIAERQQAEIALRQSEVDKTKLITSLQQQKMTLERTLQDLKNAQAQLIQTEKMSSLGQLVAGVAHEINNPVSFIYGNIDHAREHSQSLLKLIELYRQQYSDTNPQIQQLTEEIELDFLIEDLPKLLISMKMGAERIREIVLTLRNFSRLDESDMKAVNIHEGIDSTLIVLQSRLNRKADRPQIQILKHYGILPKVECYAGQLNQVLMNILNNAIDALISQARGNPGFMPTIAIATEIIDSQWVKIAIKDNGTGISPSVQERIFDPFFTTKPVGQGTGLGLSISYQIVTEKHRGRLKCVSEISKGTEFVIELPVQQKVLAVQLECL, encoded by the coding sequence ATGAAACTATATCCGAGAAAATACTTAGATCGCCAAACGCAAAAATTAAATTTAACCACCAGATTAAAGTGGCTGGCAATTGTCAGCGCGATCGGCATAATTTACTACGGTGCGGCAAAACTAGGCATGGCAGTAGCCCTGCCGATTCCACCCGGGATTACAGCCGTTTGGTTTCCTTCCGCGATCGCTTGGAGTGCCATCCTTTGGGGAGGATTCAAGATTTCCCCCGTAATTTGGCTGGCAGATTTTATAGCTGCAATTCCCGGCTACTCTGAAGGCAATCACAACCTCTGTATCTCGATAGTCGTCTGCTCGATTTGCTCCTTGGGAGCCCCTGGAGAGGCGCAATTAGGAAGTAGACTGATCCGGCGCTTCATCCCTAACTCCGCACCTTTTGCTTCAGCTAACTCCGTACTAAAATTTGTGCTGATTGTTGCTATCTGCACCGGATTAAATGCCACGATAGGAGTGACAACCATCTGCTTGGGCGGAATTTCCCAATGGACTAATTACGGGTTTATGTGGTTGACTTGGTGGACGGGAAATGCCATCAGTATTTTAGTGTTTTTGCCCATGCTGTTGGTTTGGCAGCGATTACCCCCGATGCTTTGGCAGCGCCAGAAATCGATTGAAGGATTGCTGCTCTTGAGCCTGTTGATGGGTACTGGCAAACTTGCTTTTTGGGATAACTATCCCGTACAATATATCATGGTGCCTTGCCTGTGGTGGGCGGCATTTCGGTTTGGACAGCACGGTGCAACTCTGGCAATTGCCTTAGTATCGAGTTTTGCGCTGTGGGGTACGGTGAATGGCACCAGTTCTTTCCTGCGTGCATCCTTGAACGAATCATTAATATTGTTGCAAACTTTTATGGGAGTCGTCGCAGTTTCTACACTACTGTTATCTGCCATTTTAGGGGAGCAAAAACAAGCAGAAATCGGGCTGACTGTGGCAAATGAAACACTGGAAATGCGAGTGGAAGAACGCACGCTCGCCATGACAGAAACTAATGAAATACTGCAAGTGGAAATTGCCGAACGCCAGCAAGCTGAAATTGCGCTGCGACAATCGGAAGTTGACAAGACTAAACTAATTACTTCTCTGCAACAGCAAAAAATGACTTTGGAGCGAACGTTGCAAGATTTGAAAAACGCTCAAGCGCAACTGATTCAAACCGAAAAAATGTCAAGTCTGGGACAATTGGTGGCGGGAGTCGCTCACGAAATCAACAATCCAGTCAGCTTTATTTACGGCAATATCGATCATGCAAGAGAACACTCTCAATCACTTTTAAAGTTAATCGAGCTGTACCGACAGCAATATAGCGATACCAATCCGCAGATTCAACAGTTAACAGAGGAAATTGAGCTGGATTTCCTGATCGAAGACTTGCCTAAATTGCTGATTTCCATGAAAATGGGTGCTGAGCGCATCCGAGAGATTGTACTGACGCTCCGCAACTTTTCGCGTCTCGATGAGTCAGACATGAAGGCTGTGAATATTCATGAAGGAATTGACAGCACTCTGATCGTTTTGCAAAGCCGGCTCAATCGCAAAGCCGATCGCCCCCAGATTCAGATCCTCAAGCACTACGGCATCTTGCCGAAGGTGGAATGCTACGCAGGCCAACTCAATCAGGTGTTGATGAATATCCTCAACAACGCCATTGATGCTTTGATTAGTCAAGCTCGCGGGAATCCGGGTTTTATGCCGACGATCGCGATCGCCACTGAAATTATAGACTCTCAATGGGTTAAGATTGCGATTAAAGATAATGGCACTGGCATATCCCCATCAGTCCAAGAACGCATCTTCGACCCGTTTTTTACCACAAAACCCGTCGGACAAGGTACGGGGCTAGGATTGTCGATTAGCTATCAGATTGTTACAGAAAAACATCGCGGACGTTTGAAATGCGTTTCCGAGATCTCCAAGGGGACAGAATTTGTGATTGAGCTACCGGTGCAGCAAAAAGTTTTGGCGGTGCAACTAGAATGCCTGTAG
- a CDS encoding ATP/GTP-binding protein, producing the protein MLVQVTIENFLSFREETTFSMVAVSSDQHHADHLAVDTAGKGRSLLPISAIYGANAAGKSNLIKAIDFAKDLIVEGTRSSQAILVTPFKLGNNSKKPSKFEFIFTHHGNLYSYGFKLNATQIIEEWLYITPAGKKREVPFFERLTSENKETKVEYGSALKGRSKKQEQFLDFITQGTRPNQLFLTEAVDRNVQTVKPVVDWFRDVLVIIPAESHYEALEFTILNNEQFTKFISSFLKFAGTGIDSIGKEEVDLDFDRHFPGMPDSIKEKIIQKFADANENSIAMLENLTGQRYFLKYGVEGKLSLIQLRTQHRHENGHLVDFSMEEESEGTQRLINLIPALFALQENPEIVILLDELDRRLHPLLSRKFIEIALNCRQKNSQSQLIFTTHDTNLLDLDIMRRDEIWFVEKNEQGASHICSLAEFKIRPDVQIEKGYLNGRFGAIPFFGDIRSLGWLDCETELSDKHDSKHEKTQSNQAPRSSVQ; encoded by the coding sequence ATGTTAGTCCAAGTAACCATAGAGAACTTCCTGTCCTTCAGGGAAGAAACAACTTTCAGTATGGTAGCTGTTAGCAGTGACCAACATCATGCAGACCATCTGGCTGTAGATACAGCAGGTAAGGGACGGTCACTTTTGCCTATCTCTGCTATTTATGGCGCCAATGCAGCAGGCAAATCTAACCTAATTAAAGCAATTGATTTCGCCAAGGATTTGATTGTAGAAGGAACACGTAGTAGTCAGGCTATTCTAGTTACTCCATTTAAATTAGGTAATAACAGTAAAAAACCTAGCAAGTTTGAATTTATTTTCACTCATCACGGGAATCTTTATTCCTATGGATTTAAGTTAAATGCTACCCAAATAATTGAAGAATGGCTTTACATAACCCCCGCAGGCAAAAAACGGGAAGTACCTTTTTTTGAACGGCTCACTTCTGAAAACAAAGAAACTAAAGTAGAGTATGGATCTGCCCTCAAAGGTAGGAGCAAAAAACAAGAACAGTTTCTCGACTTTATTACACAGGGAACACGCCCAAATCAACTTTTTTTAACAGAAGCTGTAGATCGCAATGTTCAGACTGTCAAGCCTGTTGTGGATTGGTTCAGAGATGTCCTAGTTATTATCCCAGCCGAATCTCACTATGAAGCTCTAGAATTTACTATTTTAAATAACGAACAATTTACTAAGTTTATAAGTAGCTTTTTGAAATTTGCAGGCACTGGTATTGATTCTATAGGAAAAGAAGAAGTTGACTTGGACTTTGATCGCCATTTTCCAGGTATGCCAGATAGTATCAAGGAGAAAATCATTCAAAAATTTGCTGATGCCAATGAAAATTCTATTGCAATGCTTGAAAATCTCACAGGTCAACGATATTTCCTCAAGTATGGAGTAGAAGGTAAGCTAAGCCTCATTCAACTTAGGACTCAACATCGTCATGAGAACGGTCATCTTGTAGACTTTTCAATGGAAGAAGAATCCGAAGGTACGCAGCGTTTAATTAACTTAATTCCGGCACTATTTGCTTTACAAGAAAATCCTGAAATAGTGATTTTACTGGATGAGTTAGACCGCCGTCTTCATCCTCTTTTGTCACGAAAATTTATAGAAATAGCCTTGAATTGTAGACAAAAAAATAGTCAGAGCCAACTAATATTTACAACTCATGATACGAACCTTCTAGACTTAGATATTATGCGGAGAGACGAAATCTGGTTTGTTGAAAAAAATGAGCAAGGTGCATCACATATTTGTTCGCTAGCAGAGTTTAAAATTAGACCAGATGTTCAAATCGAAAAAGGCTATTTAAATGGTAGATTTGGAGCTATTCCATTCTTTGGAGATATCCGTAGTTTAGGATGGCTGGATTGTGAAACAGAGTTATCTGACAAACATGATAGCAAACATGAAAAAACGCAATCGAACCAAGCTCCTAGATCGTCAGTACAATAA
- a CDS encoding RloB family protein yields MKKRNRTKLLDRQYNNRDATLFVIATEGRETEKQYFSMFRDSRIKIEILPTGEDNKSAPQYVLDRLDEFAQKYNMTPEDTLWLIFDVDRWGVKNISAICREAKQKNYQLGISNPCFEAWLYLHFDDLDPNDTTCKDVEARLRNKLGCYNKSNLDLDSFKDYIEDAVKRANNLHPHPQQHWPPTPGSHVYRVIQMLLKALKQ; encoded by the coding sequence ATGAAAAAACGCAATCGAACCAAGCTCCTAGATCGTCAGTACAATAATCGAGATGCCACACTTTTTGTTATTGCTACAGAGGGTAGGGAAACTGAAAAGCAATATTTCTCGATGTTTCGTGACTCTCGTATCAAGATAGAAATATTGCCAACGGGCGAAGATAATAAGTCTGCCCCTCAATATGTTTTGGATCGATTAGATGAATTTGCACAAAAATATAATATGACTCCAGAGGATACTCTATGGCTAATATTTGATGTGGATCGATGGGGAGTAAAAAATATCAGTGCTATCTGTCGTGAAGCCAAACAGAAAAATTATCAACTAGGTATTAGTAATCCTTGCTTTGAGGCTTGGTTATATTTACATTTTGATGACTTAGATCCTAATGATACAACCTGCAAAGATGTTGAAGCAAGGTTGCGAAATAAGTTGGGATGCTATAATAAGAGCAATCTTGATTTAGATTCGTTTAAGGACTATATTGAGGATGCTGTTAAACGTGCCAATAATTTACATCCCCATCCTCAACAGCACTGGCCACCGACGCCCGGTTCCCACGTTTATCGAGTTATTCAGATGCTTCTCAAGGCATTGAAACAATAG
- a CDS encoding ABC-F family ATP-binding cassette domain-containing protein yields the protein MTIFTLRSIKKDFGIKELLTNASFSLDEGDKVGLIGTNGSGKSTLLKMIAGMESIDSGDRWVNPGSTIVYLPQQPDLDENHTVLEQVFADSGEQMALVREYEEISDQLSHGKGDTDKLMSRLSTVSARIDEVGAWDLETKAKLILTKLGIEDFHAKIADLSGGYRKRIALATALLSEPDVLLMDEPTNHLDALSVEWLQNYLNGYRGALLLITHDRYFLDRVTNRILEIDRADLYNYAGNYAYYLEKKALAEESAASTQRKFSGVLRRELEWLKKGPKARSTKQKARIDRIKDMRAEEFKTANGKVEIATAGRRIGKKVIELLNIRKAYGDRTLIKDFTYNFTPEDRIGIIGCNGAGKSTLMDIITGRIQPDSGTVEIGTTIHIGYFDQHSEDLTPNEDQRVIEYLKSVAELVQTADGEIITASQMLEKFLFPPNQQYAPINKLSGGEKRRLFLLKVLMSAPNVLILDEPTNDLDVQTLAVLEDYLEDFNGCVIVVSHDRYFLDRTIDMVFALEPGGNLRLYPGNYSVYLDYKKAEEAKELKAQKDKEKLARTPESNNSKAKASTTKSTKVSFNDQREYQQLEAQIPKLEAEKQEIEKILSNNAPSGFAEVKKLSDRLAKLTQDIDRATERWLELAERVG from the coding sequence ATGACTATTTTTACTCTGCGATCGATCAAAAAAGACTTCGGCATCAAGGAACTCTTGACAAATGCCAGTTTCAGCCTCGATGAAGGCGATAAAGTCGGACTCATCGGCACTAATGGTTCGGGTAAATCCACGCTACTGAAGATGATTGCGGGTATGGAGTCGATCGACTCTGGCGATCGCTGGGTCAATCCAGGGTCTACAATTGTCTATCTCCCGCAACAGCCCGATTTAGACGAAAACCATACGGTTTTAGAGCAAGTATTTGCCGACAGCGGCGAACAAATGGCTTTGGTGCGGGAATACGAGGAAATTTCGGATCAACTTTCCCACGGTAAAGGCGATACGGACAAGTTGATGTCGCGCTTATCTACCGTGTCGGCGCGCATCGACGAGGTGGGCGCGTGGGATTTGGAAACTAAGGCGAAATTGATTTTGACCAAGTTGGGGATTGAGGATTTTCATGCGAAAATCGCCGACTTGTCGGGCGGCTACCGCAAGCGCATTGCTTTAGCAACGGCGCTACTATCGGAACCTGACGTGTTGTTGATGGATGAACCGACAAACCACTTGGACGCCCTGTCTGTGGAGTGGTTGCAGAACTATTTGAACGGCTATCGCGGTGCGCTGCTGCTGATTACGCACGATCGCTATTTTCTCGATCGCGTGACCAATCGCATTCTGGAGATCGATCGCGCCGACCTATACAATTATGCTGGCAATTACGCTTATTATTTGGAGAAAAAAGCGTTAGCCGAAGAATCCGCCGCCAGCACTCAGCGCAAATTTTCGGGAGTATTGCGACGTGAGTTGGAATGGCTCAAGAAGGGGCCGAAAGCCCGCAGTACCAAGCAAAAAGCTCGGATCGATCGCATTAAGGATATGCGCGCCGAGGAGTTCAAAACAGCCAACGGTAAAGTCGAGATTGCTACAGCGGGGCGACGGATTGGCAAGAAAGTCATTGAGTTGTTGAATATTCGTAAAGCTTATGGCGATCGCACTTTAATCAAAGATTTTACCTACAATTTCACTCCCGAAGACAGAATTGGAATTATTGGCTGTAACGGCGCGGGAAAATCCACGCTGATGGATATCATTACCGGACGCATCCAGCCGGATTCCGGTACTGTGGAAATTGGCACAACCATTCATATCGGTTATTTTGACCAGCATTCAGAGGATTTGACACCGAATGAAGACCAGCGGGTGATTGAATACCTCAAAAGTGTAGCGGAATTGGTGCAAACGGCGGATGGGGAAATCATTACCGCTTCTCAAATGCTGGAGAAGTTTTTGTTTCCGCCCAACCAACAGTATGCACCGATTAACAAGCTTTCGGGCGGCGAAAAGCGTCGGTTATTCCTGCTGAAAGTGCTGATGAGTGCGCCCAACGTACTGATTCTCGACGAACCGACAAACGACCTAGACGTGCAGACTCTGGCGGTTTTGGAGGACTATCTGGAAGACTTTAACGGCTGTGTAATTGTAGTATCGCACGATCGCTATTTTCTCGATCGGACGATCGACATGGTGTTCGCCTTGGAACCCGGCGGCAATTTGCGCTTGTATCCCGGCAATTACTCGGTATATTTAGACTACAAGAAAGCCGAAGAAGCCAAGGAACTCAAAGCACAAAAAGACAAAGAAAAGCTTGCACGCACTCCTGAATCTAACAATTCAAAAGCCAAAGCTTCTACTACAAAATCAACCAAAGTTTCGTTCAACGATCAGCGGGAATATCAGCAGTTAGAGGCTCAAATTCCGAAGCTGGAAGCTGAGAAACAAGAAATTGAGAAGATTTTGTCCAACAATGCTCCCAGCGGGTTTGCGGAGGTGAAGAAGTTATCGGATCGTTTGGCTAAATTGACCCAGGATATCGATCGCGCGACTGAGCGGTGGTTGGAGTTGGCGGAACGAGTCGGTTAA
- a CDS encoding Hsp70 family protein, which produces MTKVALLIGVSQYEPGLNLLPAAVKDIEALRRVLQDPEMGGFDEVKTLANPQSHIMQFEIETLFDGRTKDDLVLLFFSGHGIKDDAGRLYFASRSTRKNAKGDLIRSTAVPTSFVHDIMNNSRAKRQAIILDCCFSGAFDPALQAKDDGSVDLQTQLGAEGRVVLTSSSSTQYSFEQQGSDLSIYTRYLVEGIETGAGDINSDGFISMLELHEYAASKVRETAPKMTPKIIVLKDKGFEIVLAKARVTDPKLKYRKIASRYANAGTIRPAGRAVLNTLRHQLGLTLEEATEIEVEVLRPYQERLANLQQYRETLIAEAEHEYPLSEFAHEDLNMLQQMLGLRDENILPIQQEVEAKFIQQSAAYQQNLVQYEQTLIDTIQREFPFSQQTRRSLEKLQQSLKLTDEDIARVEQPLSQQAELRHQEQLREAAERQQKEKERAEYENKLRRYEQEFTKAIQAEYPPNHYVIDGLKHFQQQLGLKDEDITQIEQPICKPLEAKYQDQLKQQQEAQQRQKLELEQKRQKAEYKKKLLRYEQEFSKAIQVEYPLSEHFRETLRKFQQILGLTQEQISRVEKPFLMQKETEYQQQAKQLDLRCISSRVTTDSSFSVVGIQLDASGFSVAVIKDFHVSVIPNSQGKLKTPDIIACTPNGEWLVGQEVKDQALGNQANIFEGILNLIGRHYDEIRQEGLDVSYNVIKGKDGFPLISCPCLNQNLKPEEIVANGLRNIVNHATQYLGWQIREVVISVPSCFTLLQRKAVQDVASLADLKCRGVKNSSTLAALSYGINVKDNETILIFDVSEGHIVASILEIGDGVFEVLSVLGKCFLISSREQQTLLKYFRVLLENTLLEAKISKDTIKKVFLTGSSSFIAGMEEQIRQITNKQIVKIPFSETAVVMGAAIYAGLLSGSVKDVLQLDVTSGYLGVKTASGEVSIIIRQCTCIPTKKSESFTTISDNQTSIDVQVVQGDSSHGPNIIYLGSFRLDGIAPAPSGTPRIEITFGIDANSFLDIEAVDKDSKQGISVSYTNLDQSLKQRSTIAPRSSDN; this is translated from the coding sequence ATGACAAAAGTTGCATTGTTGATTGGGGTCAGCCAGTATGAGCCGGGGTTAAATCTGTTACCTGCGGCCGTAAAGGACATTGAAGCCCTACGGCGAGTCTTGCAAGACCCAGAAATGGGTGGGTTTGATGAGGTGAAAACACTTGCTAACCCTCAATCTCACATAATGCAGTTTGAAATTGAGACGTTGTTTGACGGTCGTACAAAGGACGATCTGGTTTTACTGTTCTTCTCTGGACATGGGATTAAGGATGATGCTGGCAGGCTATATTTTGCCAGTCGGAGCACTCGGAAAAACGCCAAGGGCGATTTAATTCGGTCAACGGCTGTCCCCACAAGTTTTGTCCACGACATCATGAACAATAGCCGTGCCAAACGGCAGGCAATTATCCTGGATTGTTGTTTTAGCGGAGCGTTTGATCCGGCATTACAGGCAAAGGATGATGGTTCGGTTGACTTGCAGACTCAGTTGGGTGCAGAAGGGCGGGTCGTACTCACCTCCTCCAGTTCAACTCAATATTCATTTGAGCAGCAGGGATCGGATTTGTCAATTTACACCCGCTATCTGGTGGAGGGCATTGAAACCGGGGCAGGTGATATAAATAGTGACGGGTTTATTTCAATGCTGGAGTTGCATGAATACGCTGCCAGCAAGGTACGGGAAACAGCTCCCAAGATGACCCCCAAAATTATCGTATTGAAAGACAAGGGGTTTGAAATTGTTCTTGCTAAGGCACGGGTTACTGACCCCAAGCTGAAATATCGAAAAATCGCTTCACGGTATGCCAATGCAGGTACGATTCGACCCGCAGGGCGGGCAGTTTTAAATACATTGAGGCATCAGCTAGGGCTAACACTTGAAGAAGCAACTGAAATTGAAGTTGAGGTATTGCGTCCTTATCAAGAGCGACTGGCAAATCTGCAACAGTACCGGGAAACGTTGATTGCAGAAGCAGAGCATGAATATCCACTAAGTGAGTTTGCCCATGAAGACTTGAATATGCTTCAGCAGATGCTTGGGCTGAGAGATGAAAACATTCTACCTATTCAGCAAGAAGTTGAAGCGAAGTTTATTCAGCAGTCAGCAGCCTATCAACAAAACCTGGTTCAGTATGAGCAGACGTTGATCGATACAATCCAACGAGAATTCCCCTTCAGCCAGCAAACTCGTCGAAGCTTAGAGAAATTGCAACAGTCTTTAAAACTTACAGATGAAGATATTGCTCGTGTTGAACAACCTCTGAGTCAGCAAGCAGAACTCAGACATCAGGAACAGCTAAGGGAAGCAGCCGAGCGACAGCAAAAGGAAAAGGAACGGGCAGAATACGAAAATAAACTTCGTCGCTACGAGCAGGAGTTTACTAAGGCAATTCAAGCAGAATATCCACCAAATCATTACGTTATAGATGGTTTAAAGCATTTTCAACAACAGTTAGGGCTTAAAGATGAAGATATTACCCAGATTGAACAACCAATTTGTAAGCCGTTAGAAGCAAAATATCAGGACCAACTCAAACAGCAACAAGAAGCTCAACAGCGACAGAAATTAGAATTGGAGCAGAAGCGTCAAAAAGCTGAATATAAAAAAAAGCTGCTACGTTACGAGCAAGAATTTTCCAAGGCGATTCAAGTGGAATACCCATTGAGCGAACATTTTCGCGAAACTTTGAGGAAGTTTCAGCAAATTCTGGGACTTACCCAAGAACAAATTAGCCGTGTTGAAAAGCCGTTTTTAATGCAGAAGGAAACTGAATATCAGCAGCAAGCTAAACAGCTCGATTTGAGATGTATTTCATCTCGTGTGACAACAGATTCTTCATTTTCCGTAGTTGGCATCCAGCTTGATGCTAGTGGTTTTTCAGTTGCTGTCATTAAAGATTTTCATGTATCTGTGATTCCAAATAGCCAAGGAAAGCTTAAAACTCCTGATATCATCGCTTGTACTCCAAATGGTGAATGGTTAGTAGGGCAGGAAGTAAAAGACCAAGCACTGGGTAATCAAGCAAATATATTTGAAGGTATTCTGAACCTAATAGGACGACATTACGATGAGATTAGGCAAGAAGGTTTAGATGTTTCCTATAATGTTATCAAAGGGAAAGATGGTTTCCCTTTAATAAGTTGCCCCTGTCTAAATCAAAATCTTAAACCTGAAGAAATAGTGGCTAACGGACTGCGTAATATTGTTAATCATGCCACTCAGTATTTAGGTTGGCAGATAAGAGAAGTTGTAATATCAGTTCCTTCTTGTTTCACACTTCTTCAGCGTAAGGCAGTACAAGATGTGGCTAGTCTTGCAGATTTAAAATGTCGGGGAGTCAAGAACTCATCTACTCTAGCTGCTCTTTCTTATGGAATCAACGTAAAGGATAATGAAACAATTTTAATCTTTGATGTAAGTGAAGGGCATATTGTTGCGTCTATTTTGGAGATAGGAGATGGAGTTTTTGAAGTTTTAAGTGTTTTGGGAAAATGCTTTTTAATCAGTAGCAGAGAACAGCAAACACTTCTCAAATACTTTCGTGTTTTACTAGAAAATACGTTACTTGAAGCTAAAATCTCTAAAGATACTATCAAAAAAGTATTCCTGACTGGATCTTCTTCTTTCATAGCAGGAATGGAGGAGCAAATTCGACAAATAACGAATAAACAAATAGTTAAAATTCCCTTTTCAGAAACAGCAGTAGTTATGGGTGCTGCCATTTATGCAGGACTACTTAGTGGGTCAGTAAAAGATGTGTTACAGCTAGATGTGACATCTGGATATTTGGGCGTGAAGACTGCAAGTGGGGAAGTATCTATTATTATTCGTCAGTGTACTTGTATCCCAACTAAGAAGAGTGAGTCATTTACAACTATATCTGATAATCAGACAAGTATAGATGTTCAAGTAGTACAAGGAGATTCCTCACATGGGCCAAATATAATCTATTTAGGTTCTTTTCGCTTAGATGGTATTGCCCCAGCGCCTTCTGGCACTCCCAGGATAGAAATAACGTTTGGTATTGATGCAAACAGTTTCTTGGACATTGAAGCGGTAGATAAAGACAGTAAACAAGGAATATCGGTATCCTATACCAATCTAGATCAAAGCTTAAAACAGAGATCAACAATAGCACCACGAAGTTCTGATAATTAA
- a CDS encoding DUF262 domain-containing protein, protein MSQAIRQDIINIAEEQIDEIRQKIDYHTTEYTIEFIVDKYLKQDDAGFSEIYIPEFHRNLRWDINHQSRFIESIILAVPIAAIIVAEIKETGKVAIVDGAQRVMTLAAFLTNQLQLSNLKTLDSLNGSYFKDLAPSRQRKFKYTSLRTIFLSDKADERVINEVFYRINS, encoded by the coding sequence ATGTCTCAAGCAATTAGGCAAGACATCATCAATATCGCCGAAGAGCAGATTGACGAAATAAGGCAAAAGATTGACTACCATACCACAGAATACACCATCGAATTCATAGTCGATAAATACCTGAAACAAGATGATGCTGGGTTCAGTGAGATTTATATCCCTGAATTTCACAGAAACTTGAGATGGGATATTAATCATCAATCTCGATTCATTGAATCCATTATTCTTGCTGTGCCTATTGCTGCCATAATTGTCGCAGAAATCAAAGAAACTGGAAAAGTAGCGATTGTTGATGGAGCTCAGAGGGTGATGACTTTGGCAGCTTTCCTGACAAATCAGTTACAACTGAGCAACCTCAAGACATTAGACTCTCTAAATGGTTCCTATTTTAAGGATCTCGCACCTTCACGCCAAAGAAAGTTTAAATATACTTCACTCCGAACAATCTTTCTCTCAGACAAAGCTGATGAGAGAGTAATAAATGAAGTGTTTTATCGCATCAACTCTTGA